The region GTCTGCCTGCTAGAGgcggtgggtgaaggggaaagaaggggtcCTGGTGCTTGGGTTGGGGGGCAGGCCAGGAGGGGAGCCCCGTGATAACCTCCTCCCCTACCCCAGGAGCTGACGGGCCGGCTGCCGGCCGAGTACCCCCTGGAGCCTGGGGAGCAGCCTCATCCCGTCCGTCGCCGGGCCGCCCCCGTTCCCCCGCCACCCTGGGGGCTCTGCCCCTCTGGGGTAAGTGTCTGGGGCCCCTCGGGAGGAGGGGGCGCCCCAAGAATCCTGGGGTGGGGAGCACTAAGCCCGTTCTTCTCCAGGTGCTAGCACTGGAGTCGCTCGAGAGAGAAGTATCCGTTCAGAGGCAGATCGCCGCCGCTGCCAGACGCCTAGCACTGGCCCCAGAGTTGAGTCTggagcagcagcggcggcggcggcaagTACAGGCGGATGCGTCCCAGAGACTTCTGGACCTGGAAGAGCAGCTGAGGGCCAGCCGAGCTCATCTGGGCCTTCCGCTCACCCTGCTTCCTGGCCAGACCCAGCCTCCACCGGGCCACGGAGGTCCTGGCCTTCCCGGGCTCAGGACCCGAGTGGCCCAGCTGAGCCAAGGTGAGCAGAGCACCTCTGTCTGAACTAACCCATGGAGATCAATGGGGGTTGGCCAGGGATGGGCAGAAGGACCCTCCGGCGGAGACGAGAAGCTGGGCCAGGGCACTGTGGGTCCAGGGGGTTGCTGTCTCCAGAAAGATCAGCCCTGCTTCCTTCCCCCAGATGATGCCTCCCGCTCAGAGAGCAGCTCCCTCTCAGAGTCCGCCAGCCACGAGAATGGTGAGTGTGAGCCACGGAGGAGGGCTGGGAGAACCAGAAGCCGAGAACCCACCCGCCCCACCAAAACTgcccctctttttctccccttgcCCTCAGAGGATTCCCATAGCGAGAGGCCTTCACTCCCAAAGGCCAGGGACCAGTTGCGAGTATCGGTGTCAGCAGGGGGCAGCCCTGAGCGGCGACCAGCCTGGAAAGCGACACCCCCTCCGCCGGTGGTGGAGCTCTATGGAGACCCAAAGAGTCGCCGCAACTCTGTGGCCAGCCCTACCAGGTGACCCTCCCACTCCTTGGTTCCAAGCCCCACCGGGTGCCTGAGGGCAAGGGAAACCACCAAATAGTGACCTCCTTCCTCTGGTTGGTCCCCATTGACAGCCCCACGAGGACTCTCCCCAGGAGCATATCCAGCTTCGAGGGCAGAAGTGTTCCTGCCACGCCTGTCCTGGCCCGAGGCCCCGCAGCCCAGCTCTGTAGGTAAAGTAgctcttctccccactccccatgAGAAGAACCCTACATGTAATAGGAGGGAAACCGTTCTGAACCCAAGGGCTGCGGATACGGGGGGGGCGGCGGCGGCGCACGCAGGGCAGGTGGCATCTGAACTTGGATGGGGGGGAAAACGGCATCTTCAACAGAACTGGTTTCCTTCCTAAtctcacatattttattttacgcATTTAAAAAAACATCGTCCCTGCTCGGAGCCAGAGGTCAGCGAGGCTTACACGTTGTCCAATCCAAAGCCTTCATGTTATGGAGGGAGGAGGCTGCGGCTCCACTCCGGACCTCTAGAGAAGAGGTCTGCCTGGAAGGCAGGGCTTGCAGGCAGACCCTGCTACCTTACTGGGCTCTCCCCTCTTTCCTGTCCCAGGCTGGAGGGCCTTCACTCCCGACAGTGGTCTGGCAGCCAGGACTCACAGATGGGTTTTCCACACACGGATGGCCCCTGGGAGCGGGCCTTCCTGCTCTCTGGCCGAACCCGGCGGAGCAACAGTTCTGAGGCCCTGCTGGTTGACCGAAGCACTGGGATCTCTGGCTTCGCGTGTGCTCGCCTCCCCCCAGAAGGGCCCCCAGCATCGCCACCGTGCCAAAGCAACGAGAGTATTTTTGAACGACCGGCTCCGATGCCACCCCTGGCTTTCTCTTCTCGAACAGCTGGGCCCCCAGACCTTCCCCGGGCTGCCCGGCCCAGCTCAGCTGCCCCACCAGCTCCCCGAGGGAGGCCCTTGCCAGCCTACAGTGACCTGCTACTGGATTACTACCTGGCCCGAGGTGGACAATGCTGGACTGAGGGCCCGAGCCACCTTTCCCGCAGGGACGGCCTCTTCATCGTCTTTCCCCCAGCTCCCTCAGCACTTCACGGGAATGGCGGAGGTGGCATTGGCAGCCCCCTCCTTCGCGCCAAGGACCTGGCACCCCATGGAGGCCCTGGACGTGGGCTAACGGGCCGCACCAAATCTGATGATGGGGGCCCGCTACCTGGATCCTTTTGGGCAGGCCCTGGGCCAACCCGTTACCACAGTCAGCCAGACCAGGCAGCAG is a window of Gracilinanus agilis isolate LMUSP501 unplaced genomic scaffold, AgileGrace unplaced_scaffold13037, whole genome shotgun sequence DNA encoding:
- the CCDC120 gene encoding coiled-coil domain-containing protein 120; translated protein: MEVRGQLISSPSYNCPALPLEESPPVKVERLRVLLERQRGLQETLSLKLRELRRVCLLEAELTGRLPAEYPLEPGEQPHPVRRRAAPVPPPPWGLCPSGVLALESLEREVSVQRQIAAAARRLALAPELSLEQQRRRRQVQADASQRLLDLEEQLRASRAHLGLPLTLLPGQTQPPPGHGGPGLPGLRTRVAQLSQDDASRSESSSLSESASHENEDSHSERPSLPKARDQLRVSVSAGGSPERRPAWKATPPPPVVELYGDPKSRRNSVASPTSPTRTLPRSISSFEGRSVPATPVLARGPAAQLCRLEGLHSRQWSGSQDSQMGFPHTDGPWERAFLLSGRTRRSNSSEALLVDRSTGISGFACARLPPEGPPASPPCQSNESIFERPAPMPPLAFSSRTAGPPDLPRAARPSSAAPPAPRGRPLPAYSDLLLDYYLARGGQCWTEGPSHLSRRDGLFIVFPPAPSALHGNGGGGIGSPLLRAKDLAPHGGPGRGLTGRTKSDDGGPLPGSFWAGPGPTRYHSQPDQAAADPRGGHKALALEGLRDWYIRNAGSTGGGAVTGLHPSARGFLPEGQALHPSPFSWHHSSSPQGLLLHTAHGHEAGPEPYLGYAGVALPSVAAAAAAALPHSLSFTAPPASG